TTCTATGTGTAACTATAGATATGTCGAACCGTCAAAAGAAATCATGTAATTAAAGCTGACTTAGATACATTAGGAGTTCAtcaatatattttatcttttgtgCATTTTATCTCAGCGTATATTTGATCACATAAGCTTGTCAAAAGATAATGTGTCTAGATACTTTTATTATCACTGAttcaagtatttacatgtattttattaaaTGATCGGAATGGAATCTCTATAAAAGGATGTTTACATATTTCACACGTTAAAAGGGAGTAGATATAAATGCATTAATACATTTAtcttatataaatattatattttatttttcgtGTATTTTATCTCCGCGTCTGGTTGGCAAGCTTATGTGGTCAAATAGAAGCCAAGATAAAGTACACGacagacaaaatatatttaagataaaatatattaatgtatgtaatttttttaaggCGTGAAAGTGTTTGCAATAGAGATTACATTACGATCACTTAAACTACATGAACAATAAAGCCGTAGCTTATAAAActttaagtatataatatagaAGTCTTCTGTGTATGATGAAGTTTATTAATTCTCGTTTTCTTACATTCAGaacttttgatattttcaagaaACAAATACATGTCTGTATGAATAAAGGTATCGCTCtgtaattaatgaaatattgacataaaatatcaaagtaGATAACTCAGTCTAAATACATTTGAGTTGACTAAATGCGAGACAATTAATCTTGATATACGAATACATGTCTTGATATCTGCACCCTTATATCAATACTCTTAATGAAACAGTATCAGTTTCTCATAATACAACGTAGTAAACATTAAAGtgatcatatggatgagaaataggTAAACAATGTTTTTTATAACTAACAAAACGAGTCTTTTCGTcattttacaataaaaaaatcGCGAGGAAAGCTCCTTCAATTTTAGATACAGACCACATTTTAACTAGTGAATTCAATTTCCTTCAATCTGGTAGGTGTCATAGACGCCCAGCTTGCAGGACAACCCGGCATAAGAATTATTTCTCACCATCCGATGTGCGGCttttaaacaaaacattgcTCTTTTTGTAATGTGAATTGTTTATTGATGTCCTGCAAacttttgtgttgtttgtttttgctttgaacTATTGTCTTCTTGATGTGGTCACAGGAAAACCAGCAACATCCCCTAAAAGTTCTAAAGGTTTTTAGGcaataacctccaagctttacaagacagtacatcaagtatcagaaattaAACTTTTCTTTACATATAGGGTTGatatatgttcttaaaaagttaaatggcatcattatagtaaaggtcagcacatctcaTGATTGTATCATTGGCAGGGCAGAGTTGGCGAGTTTCTTTAGTTTAAGAGTCTTTCAAGGCAAGTTTTAGACTACCCTGGCAATAATTTCACATCATTTTCTCTAAACGATAGTACAACTAAAAAAATAGCAATTAATCTTTAATCGTAGGCtcaaatatttaagaaaagtttaataccattatgacagtaaagaTAGTTGATCTGATTGTTAGTTGactgcatgagtgacctctggggtgaggTAGTCCGAGCAgccccgccccccccccccgccatagCAGATCTAGGGGTGATTTGGTTCTATTGAGGcaattttaggttattcatagccattaatgtaatatttcacagcTTCGAAATCTTAagttaatgtaagttttaaatgtgTTTCGCATGACACGTACAAGTGGGCCAGGTAGTatccgtaacattggtatagtggcattactcTTGCAGATATAGTTAATGTCACTGATGTGTTAATGAATGTTAGGTGCTCATACCTACTATGTATAATAGAAattggaatctgatgagatgtggtaatttgtagtgtcgataacatgaAGTGTTCAAAATAGAAAGCATTACAATGCGTATTAATCCCTTCATACTGAAGAATAGTTCTttacatttataaactatctatatATACCATTACGGAAATTTCAATTTTCGCCCCGTGAAGCATATTGgtcattgattgtgaaatacccaagtatttacatgacattttctgtaactacatgtagtgtggtaggtaatacaAAGTTATGTTTGAGCGTCACTCCATGTGAAGTAATATTCTATTAATTGTATTCATCAAATAACTTTCGAAGGCAGAAACCAtcccaaaattatttgaatctTTTGACAGTGTTTGATTTACAATTTCAGATTGGTGTAATTGTTACGTCGTATGTCAGAAAAGGTATCAATAGACTGTTGAATTTTACCTCATTTGAAATATTCCAGGTGACGAGTGGAACTGTTGCTTCCCTTTTATACCTCCGATGGAAACGACCAGACATTCCTCGTCCATTtaaggtagatttttcattccTCTTTCTCTTGTGCTATTGAATTAATATTATCAATTAACAGTCACTATTCTGTCATTTGTCCGGGAAGGGCGGGGAGTTGTTTTGCTGTCTCCTTGATTATTTTTCAGCAAAACACAAACATATTTCCTTTTCGGTAGTAATGTGCCCCTAAGTCACATAATGAAATACTGTACAAATCAACAAACACtgaaattatcatattttaataactATAATGATAAGGCATGATGGGTGAATGTTAGCGTgtccggcttggaatctgcaggttgcaggttcgagccccattgctgccgtttgtttcggagtggctaaagtccttgggcaagatttgaaccactgtgcctcagtccacccagctgtataattggggacctggtaggacaggggttgcaatgtgaattctttaatcctatgcgcttataaaggctgcaatggagttgatgaagtataaagggccgttgtgccgatATGAttcgagccaggggtaataattgtattaaaagcgctttgagcatagagtgggaaagcgctatataaacaCTAAccgtattattattattattaaggcATTGTGACAGAACATACCCatacaatttatacatttgaaGAATGTACAACTTTACATCAAGCGTGAcgtttgatgtaaatatttattatgtatAGCATTCAACATATTGACAGTAGCTAAATGAATTCTTACTTCTCTCCAAATATGTCCCGATAATTAACTAGACCTATTTTTAATCAGGTGAACAATATAACGTACAATATTAAAGAGTTCAAAGGTTTGGTAGGGATTTAGGTTCGATATATTCCAGaactatttcatatttttccgACCGAAGAAAAGTTCACTTCCCTTCTCTCTACAAACCACTCACCGTATACATCATCTAgcaattttcatatttaagtCATGTAAGACAAGAAGAGGGAATTTTATCCAGTTATGAATGAACCGGACACCTAtaaatgtttttcattttcaacatttatttattaataattgTACATATAAGTTTGTTGATCGATCCCGTCTTGTCgtgtaaaatatcacattttttgtaTCATGAACAGTGGCCCTTtactaaaataaataatttaggTTCAAACCGTGACCTATATTTTATAAGTGTCATTCCACAACTAAATCACAAAGCCACACAGGTTTACACTCAtacggagacagacagacagagagagagagagagagagagagagagagagagagagagagagagagagagagagagagagagagaggcagtcAAAATCTAGAAGTCACTTTATTCCACGTTTCCCAAACATTGAAATTCTACTTGTAACCTTGAAATTATAGTGACGTCATTGGTTCTAAATTTGTTATGAAACTAACGCCCccgaggtttaatttggttcagaCGATAAGAAATTTCATAGCCCCCTTCGCACCCCCAATTTCTTTCGTGGGGGCTCCTCagccccctgccgtaaattctgctcgttccctaaGACAGAGAACTATTTTGCTGATATTGGTGTTTACGCTGATATTGGTCTTtatgttaatatcataactGTATTGACCCCCCCTACCTGTAAAGTTTTGGAAAAATTTGGATTTGTTTTTCCACTTTCCAAAGTAGTATACCGGTACACCAGTCAGAATAATTGCTACTCCGATTCCCGCTTCAACAGGTGCCGCGATTAATCCAGTTACTTCCAGGTATATTACGAATAAAAAGAATATAAAGGGTATGAGTAGAGCAACCTTGAAGACAACACATACCGTCAAGTTTTTTGTGATTTAGTTGTGGAATGACACTTATAAAATATAGGTCACAGTTTGAACCtaaatcatttattttagtAATGACATTACAACTTGTGTTCTGGCATtattagaactgttgattgcatagttcgtagttcctgtacatttttcattcatataataaattatgtcatcggatcatttataagttaaacCCTAATACCATGTTCGAGTTCagttaatttcaaataatgatTAAGAATACACcggtaagtagaatactgtgttaTTTGCAGAAAAAATCACACCctaaaacatataaactcataTAATTACAAATTATCGATAAAAATCGTTTAACATCCAACGTTCACTTTCTGTATATACAAAAACAGACTTGTTTATTGTTGCTTAACggctttttttaaaaacgtacatacatgtaatctgGTTCGatttattaaaaatcaaaaataattacGCATTTCTTATCCACACTATGACTTTAAATGATTCACTTCGTTGCCTATTTTTCCCTTCAACATGAACCTACACAAATATTATCACATTTTCATTCTCTGTTTTCAAAGATTTTAAAGTTGTTTTAAGTTCAGTCAGCTCAGTTTCTAGAGCACTAACCTTTTCTAATATTTTGGTTTGGATTTCTAAGTCATgtctaaatttgtaaaaatcGTTGTCACCGTCATCACGTAGCTCGTTTCCATGTGACCATCTTCTGCTAGTTTCTGGTTCAATAACGCTAACTGTGTTAAACCTGCTTTGATTTGATGTTTGCTCTCTGCGACAGAAGATCGCTACGAAACCACTTCGAAATGGACGACACCAAACCGCGTAAATGAATGGATTGAGACAAACGTTACAGGCCGCAAAAATTAtagtgaaattgtaaaatttactATTCAAGTCAATTTGATAGCCAAAATTTGCGCTGAGGTATAGAAACTGGTTTGGCGCCCAACATATTCCAAAACATAAGCAGACGATCAGAAACATTTTCACCACTTTCTTTCTAGCTTTAGTAGTTAGACTAGAAGATGTTGCGTCGCAATTCTGTGAAGAGTGCCGAAGCGCCATGAATATTCTTCCATACGCTAGAAGGAGGAGTAACAGCGGGATGAAATAAGTGGTGAAGAAAAGTCCGATGCCTGTGAAGGTTTGATACCATTCTCCAAATGGCCACTTGTATCTGCACGTCTGTTGCTCAGCATCGTACGAACTGTTGTATACGCAGAAACTCTGCATTATGAATGCTGACAGCCAAACAACGATGATGATCAAAGATGCTGATGGTTTCCTCCTCTGAGTTTTGTAAGAAAGTGGGTGAACTATCGCAAAGTACCGTTCAACTGTGATGGCCAAAAGACTGTATGTAGAAGCAACTAAACTGACCCACAGGAATGTTGCCTTGAACGTCCGACAGTATATCTCCCCTAGTATGCCAGACGGAATCGGGAAAAAACCTCGAAGAGTTCGAGGAATTAGAAATACTGACGATATGAAGTCAGCAACTGCTAAAGACACGGTTAGCTTGTACGTCAGTTGACTACGAAGAGACTGTCGTCCTAACATGACAACGATTACTACAAAGTTACTCACGATGCCAACGATAGCAATGATGATTTCAGTGGTCTGGACATAGCTCCATTGTGGACCTGTTGCCGAGTAGGATGTTGAGGCGTTATTACCAGATGTGTATGATCCATTGGATGTATTCATTTTTAACACCACACAACAGCTTGCTATTCAACATTATGTACTTGTAACATTGCCAACTTTCGTATTTATAGATAAGGCcaaagtaatgaaatgttatgGTATGCATCCATACAAGCGATCGCGATGGATTGAACAATTTCATAAAAAagacaatgtatacattttgagTAATGTGCTCTATATAATTCCTAAGTTAAAAGGTTTACTACACCATAATTATTTTCTGGCCGTACAACTTACGACGCATATTTACgtcctgataacatatttgTTTGTGGCAGCTATGACTTTCGTAGCAAAAAAAGGAGAGTAAAATGAAGAACCGGAAGAGAACAGCGATCATATGGCAAATAAATTTTATACAGTACACAAGGGTAATTAGCAAAAAATATATTGCTTGCGAGCATTTCAAATTATCTTCCAAAGTGATCCATACGTTTACCATAGACTTTTGTTCGTTTGGCTTTAGTCAAATCTTGCAACAATCCCCATCAATTTTCCTCTTTATCGATTGTAATAATTGCAATCTGACCTGTTCATACAGGTACTTAGTGACTTGATATGAAAATTTCACAGAGTATATAAAATCAAGTTTGATCTGCATATAGAATTCATCAAATATACAATACTGTCACAATGGAATCCAATTAATAGACGCAGAAAGATGAACAATTGAATGAAAACGTGTGTGTACTTATaccttttttgtaaatatataagcCTTATTGGAAATGTAAAACGGCGAGAAATAAATGTTTGCATTATATTTACAATACTGTTCAAATAACAACCATTCAAAATAAACgtacaatacaaaacataacatttagTATTCTGGATTAAAATGGTTAGACAGGCAGTGCAATTAGATTGTAACCATTACAATCAAATGTATGGCTACCCTGCAATTTAACTACAGCATGTTATCATGAATTGTGTAAGATGAACGCATGTCAATGTCACGTGTTCACGTGTTCATCAGAAAataagatgttttttttttaaaaaacaatgaGGACATTGTCTGATGAAGGCGGAAGAACATCGTGTCTTTGCAAGTATGTCACTACTCCAGGAaattatagtatgtttatgagtCTTCGcagattatgaatatttattagaatGCACACCGATATATTCATGACTACATGCATCTTAAATCATGCGTACAGTGGCACTTTTAAGATAATTGCATCGTATCAGTATACGACAGCTGTCTTTCGGATGTACATGTCTTTCGGCTGTCTTTCGGATGTACATTGTCCTGTAAACCTTATTATCAAAGCGAAAATTGCAAGTTCTATCAACGAATCTTCCAGTGACACCTCTCAGGTTATTCCTACTTCTAATTCTGTAAATGGTAATTTTAACTCGCTCAAAACTAAATGGCAGACTGAACTTTCAGGtgttttcaaaaacacatttaatgaGCATGCAGAGGCCATTGAAACCCTCAACAAAAAGATTGTTAGTACTAACAAATGTATGTTGCAGCAGGTTGACATGGACATCTTAACTACAGATCTTTGTAAGATTTTCATAAGTACTGCAAAGTCGGCCGGTATAACCAAAGAAGTTACTCTTAGAAAACCAAAAGGCAACAAGAAACAGTTGAATTCGAACAAACCATGGtttgacaatatttgtttacaacaaaGGTGTGAATATATTAGAACCAAAAATAGGCTAAAGAAAATTAATACTTTCGAAGCCAAAATGGAGATTAGAAACAGAAATAAAGCATATAAAAAGCTAATTAAGCAAAAATACAGATGCTACCACAACAGTTTGCATAAGAAATTAAGGAATTTAAAGAAGGAAAACTCCAAAGAATTCTGGGATATTATTAATAAGGCAGGTAACCCCGAAACTAAGCTAGGAAAAGTGTCCATGGAAGCCTTTTTTGGTCATTTCAAGAACCTCAGCCAAAACTGTAATAGTTCTGAGCAAGATGATGCGATATTTAACCCAAGCACTGTAAGCCACTCTGCCAATGAGTTTATTAATTTTCCCTTCACTGTGGATGAAGTCCAAAAACTTGTAGCTAAGCTTAAGAACAGGAAAGCCTGCGGAATTGATAATATCACTAATGAATTTATTAAAAATAGCCCAGACAGAATTTTAGAGATAATAGTAGCCCTCTTTAACCTTGTGCTTGATACGGGTATAGTCCCTAGTGATTGGTGTATTGGTATGATAAAACCCCTGTATAAAAATAAGGGATCCCCTGATGACCCAGACAATTATAGAGGAATTACTTTACTTAGCTGTCTTGGGAAGCTATTCACGTCCGCACTTAATGCCAGGTTAAGCTGGTTCATTGAGAGCACTGGTACCCTTGGTGAAGAACAGGCAGGACTTCCCATTTCAGATCGTCGTTTTCAAATTGAGAACCACAATAACTTGTGCACTATCTGCAACCTAAACGAATTAGGCGATGAATACCATTACATCCTTGTTTGCCCTGCTTTTAAAGAATTTAGACATAAATTTATCAAGAGTTATTATTACACGAAGCCAAATACACTAAAATTTGAAGAGTTACTtaactgtaaatattacacCGAAACACTTGCTAAATTTGCTAAAATCATTATGACAAAATTTGAGtaatctttatatatatacatgtagtctctTTCATCTGCCAGGTAACTGACTTTTGCCTCTGTTATGCATgttttttggttttattttctcaatttttctttttgtgtaaGCATTCTTTTCCCACttgtgtataatgtatatgttttctgtctgtcacttctgtatatatcagttgttttttgaaagtactttttgatttgtattttttgatgtgtatattttaaCTATCTCTCATACTCCCATTGAAAGGGGTCGCagagtaaataaattattattattataattattattataaattattataaattattatagtataatcagtatgtagatatttatttttaatttcgtAGAGTGGGAATTTATATTACACTTAATGAGGAAAAATAATAAAACGTTGGCCTGTATTTCATGAGAGTATTTTTTATGaggaaaatgttttttttttaaattggatTAGGTTTTTTTCGATGGAATATTTTTCCATGGGGATTAGGGTTTtttgcacaactgaactgaggttcagtagtgctctAGGCATGGCGaaatttctgtgtgtgtgtgggggggggtgtaaacgacttaaagtcaaaaaccgccagaccgattgcctggTATTTGGTGGAAACATTATACTTGGGGTGTATatatgggaaattgttcaaataaaataaccgcatcagagatgtgcgttttgggtaaaaaaaatgtgagttttggtcaaacaactttttaaaaaactacTGGGGCAGATTGGCCTAGAATTTGGTGGTAACATTCTTAGGGGTACagtgtgtaaattaagatttttcaagacatgatgattccatcagtaatatacaaattaaggCTAAAATTGTGTCTCTTTGGTCAAAAATcgttaattccaaaactactgtaggcaagtgaataaacattcaaatatttatgcaaatatccctagcaaccatgaccacgcccattcaacagccaaacggtgatgtatttcacaaagataaaaacatgaacgcttagacaagtgaacaaacattcaaaaactgtatgcaaatatacctagcaacagtACCACgtccataacaacagccaaatgatcacatatatcgcaaagataacagggattaatagacaagtgaataaacattcaaaaactgtacGTAAATGTGCCTCGCAACAAGACcatgcacatagcaacagtcaaatgatcatatatattgcaaagataacaacatggattaataaacaaatgaataaacattcaaaatgtatgcaaaatttgtctagcaacatgaccacgcccatagcaagagccaattgatcgcgtatattgcaaagataacaacaggttTTGAtgggcaactggatagtcattcagcaaataaacacctatacctagaatggatcagcatgtgggtaaacatttttaaaaactgtacagttgtgctacaaagctACAACGCCATAGTGGCGCTATTTTTTCCATTTCATTGCAttggagtatttttttttaaattgtgacCTTTTTACCTACGGCTAGAGGCAGGCGACACTTACAGTTGAAGCTGTCAACCCTGCAAGTGGTGTCGGGGTATGATTTCGCTAAGGGACCGGTCTGTTTCTCCAGTTGGGGGTGGGTggtggggggtggtggtggAATCTTCCATCGGGCCAACAAAAAGTGACTGACTCTCCCtgtctgtaaaaccaaaaacaggctcccccccccccatatcactaaattctaaaacatgatgacccccccccccccatatcatattcacatgacaggtattttttgatcgtgactcagtgtggactgcttgactgtcttgcaaatactttataagatcctgggATAGgactatcatataattattgactacacagggtaaatatattccaaaaggagtttaatagaaCCTTGACAATGAAAAGTAGAGGGAAGGCTTCAGAAGGaaatatgtacacctctcatgggggggggggggtccgacGGGGTCTGGagtttttttactctgaaaagtcaattttgagacgagtcagacactttcagacaatactttccaagctttacaagacagcaccaacatgtaagaagcaactacatagggttgaaatagttttcaatatagtttgatagcaccttgacagtaagaggtagggggaagagcttgagactgggatgtatgtgtccacctcatgtgagggggggggggtcctttGGGGTTTCCCCTAGAAGCACCAGATGTATTTTTACTCTAAAAGtcaattttaggctattcagaccctttcaagcaataactccaaagctttacaagacagcaccatcaagtatcagaaaacTATTCTTTacaacttacatagggttgaaatatgttcttaaaaagttaaatgacatcattataataaaggtcagcacatctaactTTGTCCGAGAATACACACTCGATCTCGCTGCAGCTCCATCTCGAGGCAACAAAGGGTAATGTGAAAGCTGAATCTAAGTACAGGAGGAAGCAGTCAAGCATACCTAATTACTTTTCAGTAATCTATGTGCTAAGTTACGTGTAATTTCAGACAAGCTGTCGTGTGGTGGTAAAAATGAATACATCCAATGGATCCTACACATCTGGTAACAACGCCTCAACATCCTACTCGGCAACAGGTCCACAATGGAGCTATGTCCAGATCACTGAAATCATCATTGCTATCGTTGGCATCATGAGTAACTTTGTAGTAATCGTTGTCATGTTAGGACGACAGTCTCTTCGTGCTCGCCTGACGTACAAACTGACGGCGTGTTTAGCAGTCGCTGACTTTATATCGTCAGTATTTCTAATTCCTCGAACTCTTCAAGGTTTTTTCCCGATTCCGTCTGGCATACTAGGGGAGATATACTGTCGGACATTCAAGGCAACATTCCTGTGGGTCAGTTTAGTTGCTTCTACATACAGTCTTTTGGCCATCACAGTTGAACGGTACTTTGCGATAGTTCACCCACTTTCTTACAACACTCAGAGGAGGAAACCATTGAACAGCATCTTTGATCATCATCGTTGTTTGGCTGTCAGCATTCATAATGCCGAGTTTCTGCGTATACAACAGTTCGTACGATGCTGAGCGACAGACGTGCAGATTCAAGTGGCCATTCGGAGAATGGTATCAAACCTTCGCAGGCATCGGACTTTTCTTTGCCACTTATTTCATCCCGCTGTTACTCCTCATTCTAGCCTACGGTAGAATATTCATGGTCCTTCGGCGCTCTTCACAGAATTGCGACGCAACATCTTCTAGTCTAACCATTAAAGCTAGAAAGAAAGTAGTGAAAATGTTTCTGATCGTCTGCTTATGTTTTGGAATATGTTGGGCGCCAAACCAATTTCTTTTCCTCAGTGCAAATTTTGGCTATCAAGTAGACTTCGATAGTAAATTCTACAACTTCACAAGAATTTTTGCGGCCTGTAACGTTTGTCTCAATCCATTCATTTACGCGGTTTGGTGTCGTCCATTTCGAAGTGGTTTCATAGAGATCTTCTGTCGCAGAAAACAAACCGTTAAACACAATTAGCGTTGTCGAACCAGTAACGAAAACGAGGAGACGGTTGTCACAGGGAAACGAGCCACGTGATGACGAATACGATAACAACGAGTTTGATCAATTTAGAGATCACTTAGAAATCCAATCCAAAATATTAGAAAAGGTTATTGCTCTAGAAACTGAGCTGACTGAACTTAAAACAACTTTAAAATCTTTGAAAACAGAGAATGAAAATGTGGTAATATTTGTGTAGATTCATGTTGTAGGGAAAAATAGGCAAAGAAGTTGACCACTTACATTGTAAACTGTGACTGTGACTGTTAACAGTGTTGATGCATGATATAAGGGTGCACATAATCAAGACATGTATTCGTATCACAATATTAATTGTGTCTCATTTATTCAACGCAAACGTATTTAGACagaattacacattaaaatatgtgaccGGGAGGGGGGATACGAAAATTCTTGGATTCATTTCAGTGGACATGAATTTTTTTGAGAGCGCAAAGAGGGGGCTGCAGAAAAAAATTTGACCAAATTATTTCTCCACAAGCTCCCCCTGCTGTAAATTCTGATCCTATTCTAAGAAACATCATACATAGGATTCTTCTATAATATATACTCAGAATTACCACGGCATCACACGTTAAAAGGGATATTTATTTAATGAGACTTATTGTCAATGACTGAATTGTCAATACATTATGTTATCTTTTTGTGAAGATTGTGTTGATGAACTGTGACCGTTTTATATGGGTTTATAAGTATTTTCGAATGATAGTAATGTAATCTCTAATTTATGCACTTTTAAATTTTAAGTGACTGATACACAATAACTTATtaatgtcaactttatattacatacattatttcTTTTGAAGGACCGACGTTTCTATAGttacacatagaaatacatcTTTTGTCATTTGCACATTTTGTTGAAGGCAATAATCTTTCTAGTATAACATACGTCATCGAGGTCAATATCACTATTTAATGCCTGCACAAGTCAAGGGTTGATACGctttaccaaaattttaatgatgCCCAAGCTTAAAGGTGATGACACAATCAAAGTTTTGGTAAAGAATGCCAGCCCGAGGGCAGGAATTAAATTGTTATATTGTCCGAGCTCATATGTTATAAGATTATTAATGTTATTACACCATCCAGTTATTCGTCAAATCATTGACATGTCCTTTTGTCATTTGTCATCATTCATCAGAGATAGAAAAGTGCCCCTTGTGTCGCTCACTGTAATCACTTTGTCATGTCTGACGTGTAATATCAGAAAACATCACTTTGGTGTACAGAATATATGCACATCAGTAGAAATAACTCCAGTGGGTTATGGTGCCGGGCAGTAGTCTCTGCACATGCAGGCAATACCGTCGCACAGGCAATAgtcatgtgattcgattctgaTCAATGACAGCTAGTGTAAGAACGCCGGTATGACAATAAATCACTCACCTTAGGTGTAAAAGTGTAATAT
The genomic region above belongs to Glandiceps talaboti chromosome 8, keGlaTala1.1, whole genome shotgun sequence and contains:
- the LOC144438749 gene encoding galanin receptor 2a-like; the protein is MNTSNGSYTSGNNASTSYSATGPQWSYVQTTEIIIAIVGIVSNFVVIVVMLGRQSLRSQLTYKLTVSLAVADFISSVFLIPRTLRGFFPIPSGILGEIYCRTFKATFLWVSLVASTYSLLAITVERYFAIVHPLSYKTQRRKPSASLIIIVVWLSAFIMQSFCVYNSSYDAEQQTCRYKWPFGEWYQTFTGIGLFFTTYFIPLLLLLLAYGRIFMALRHSSQNCDATSSSLTTKARKKVVKMFLIVCLCFGICWAPNQFLYLSANFGYQIDLNSKFYNFTIIFAACNVCLNPFIYAVWCRPFRSGFVAIFCRREQTSNQSRFNTVSVIEPETSRRWSHGNELRDDGDNDFYKFRHDLEIQTKILEKVSALETELTELKTTLKSLKTENENVIIFV